The Pecten maximus chromosome 11, xPecMax1.1, whole genome shotgun sequence genome has a segment encoding these proteins:
- the LOC117338662 gene encoding uncharacterized protein LOC117338662 — protein sequence MKFELEILFILLGSQIVMSDQICPNDLSANCECKRQSKKAFVTCLYSDPSNIAKILSTQAGQLQPSWIIHYFGIPNNNLTYLPNNYFDGFDVISLVNVSGNHFKSVPAAMKQLSKTTEIDLSSNQLDSLNITDLSRFKNLRKLDLSDNKITEVVSTYTGARIPTVREINLSSNDIASIEPKALLSFPNLRNLIMSGNRNFEAISAVQFPEHISAMRLESTGIKTIDMCKFKHLNDLESLNLDDNDLDCTCDLFTLFYWVESNRDDGLVHEVHGDDPKWDCLENGVTVNISEFGARMCNATSSLLQTDICTEIMHNININFSLPNISNIELIVESAESEEIVLEWDSPNTTILYGFIIVASLVGSEEEPFYKSAILHPDTFSHTVQGSDVKSGNFKVCVQVLLYNETTVGTEDCKTVYIFSTQIIVGILAGVVFIVPFMGILFCIIRLDRKNSRKEKYFYIQNELDVEAKKIAEVSNEKQEQSSDQKKSAALSFTASKTLPPVTAQGSSPVGSKSGNENQGFADGDKIEVKITESSKDKDPKPTTQGQQYGAISSNL from the coding sequence TCTACACAAGCAGGACAATTACAGCCATCATGGATCATTCACTATTTCGGAATACCAAACAACAATTTGACATATCTACCAAACAATTACTTTGATGGCTTTGATGTGATATCCCTTGTAAATGTCAGTGGCAACCATTTTAAGTCAGTGCCAGCTGCAATGAAGCAACTATCGAAAACCACGGAGATAGATTTATCATCCAATCAGCTGGATTCTCTAAACATTACAGACTTATCTAGATTTAAAAATCTAAGAAAATTAGATCTGTCAGACAACAAAATCACAGAGGTAGTTTCAACTTACACTGGAGCAAGAATACCAACAGTACGAGAAATTAATCTGAGTTCTAACGACATAGCCAGTATCGAACCAAAAGCCCTACTCTCTTTTCCAAATCTGAGGAATCTGATCATGTCTGGAAATCGAAATTTTGAAGCCATCAGTGCCGTCCAGTTCCCAGAACACATTTCTGCTATGAGATTGGAGTCCACCGGGATAAAGACGATTGATATGTGTAAATTCAAGcatttgaatgaccttgaaaGCCTGAATCTTGATGACAATGATTTAGATTGTACCtgtgatttgtttacattgttttactgGGTGGAAAGTAACCGTGACGACGGTTTAGTACACGAAGTACATGGAGATGATCCAAAATGGGATTGTCTGGAAAACGGTGTAACTGTCAATATATCAGAATTTGGAGCTAGAATGTGTAATGCTACCAGTTCTTTACTTCAAACTGACATATGTACAGAAATAATGCACaatattaacattaattttTCACTGCCCAACATCTCAAACATTGAACTCATAGTTGAATCAGCTGAAAGCGAAGAAATTGTCCTTGAATGGGATTCACCGAACACTACAATTTTGTACGGCTTCATTATTGTTGCTTCTCTGGTCGGCTCCGAAGAAGAGCCGTTTTACAAGTCAGCGATTCTACATCCAGACACATTTTCTCATACTGTGCAAGGTTCCGATGTAAAGTCTGGAAACTTCAAGGTGTGTGTACAGGTATTGCTGTATAATGAAACCACTGTTGGTACAGAAGACTGCAAGACAGTCTACATCTTCTCGACACAAATCATTGTTGGAATTCTAGCTGGAGTGGTCTTCATTGTACCGTTCATGGGCATACTGTTCTGTATCATACGACTCGATCGAAAAAACAgtagaaaagaaaaatatttttacatccAAAATGAACTGGATGTGGAAGCAAAGAAAATTGCAGAAGTTAGTAATGAAAAGCAAGAACAGTCTTCTGATCAGAAAAAATCTGCGGCTCTTTCCTTTACAGCGTCTAAGACATTACCACCAGTTACAGCTCAGGGATCAAGTCCCGTAGGATCCAAGTCAGGGAACGAGAACCAGGGTTTTGCAGATGGAGATAAAATTGAAGTGAAGATTACTGAATCATCCAAAGACAAGGATCCTAAACCTACAACACAGGGACAGCAATACGGTGCTATCTCATCAAATTTGTAG